One Streptomyces sp. NA02950 genomic region harbors:
- a CDS encoding GNAT family N-acetyltransferase: MNSDAVVLRRAGSADAFPAADVWLRSFNAALPSVRCAHSDAEVRDWFLRVLVPRYETWVAVTGDRVVGVLVLNGVELKQLYLDPAWRGRGLGDRFMALAKQEQPDGLTLWTFQVNMPARRFYERHGFIEAERTDGRRNDEREPDVRYVWQPHT; the protein is encoded by the coding sequence GTGAACAGTGACGCCGTCGTCCTCCGTCGTGCAGGCTCCGCCGACGCGTTCCCCGCCGCCGACGTATGGCTGCGTTCCTTCAACGCCGCGCTGCCGTCAGTGCGTTGCGCACACAGCGACGCCGAAGTGCGGGACTGGTTCTTACGCGTGCTGGTGCCGCGCTACGAGACCTGGGTGGCGGTCACCGGGGACCGTGTGGTGGGGGTCCTGGTGCTCAACGGCGTGGAGCTGAAGCAGCTCTACCTCGACCCAGCGTGGCGTGGGCGGGGGCTGGGCGATCGGTTCATGGCCCTGGCCAAGCAGGAGCAGCCAGACGGGCTGACGCTATGGACGTTCCAGGTCAACATGCCGGCGCGGCGGTTCTATGAACGGCACGGCTTCATAGAGGCCGAGCGGACGGACGGGCGGCGCAACGACGAGCGTGAGCCAGACGTCCGTTACGTCTGGCAGCCTCACACGTAG
- a CDS encoding DUF317 domain-containing protein, translating to MTTNVPALLADEGDPAVAFNVLTAAGWTPHTDPSSNTQVVAPGGQARLVFQPEAAEYATTDVLWKVQAVGFLPGEPGHAVLAKPRFWTATFTGEVPVELIGAFLERLVAPAGVDRGPVAAPGEGASAAA from the coding sequence ATGACGACGAACGTCCCGGCGCTCCTGGCGGACGAAGGCGACCCCGCGGTCGCGTTCAACGTCCTGACAGCGGCCGGCTGGACCCCGCACACCGACCCGTCCTCCAACACCCAGGTCGTGGCTCCCGGCGGGCAGGCCCGGCTGGTGTTCCAGCCCGAGGCCGCCGAGTACGCCACCACCGACGTCCTGTGGAAGGTCCAGGCGGTCGGCTTCCTGCCCGGCGAGCCGGGACACGCGGTCCTCGCCAAGCCCCGCTTCTGGACGGCGACCTTCACCGGCGAGGTGCCCGTCGAGTTGATCGGCGCCTTCCTCGAGCGCCTGGTCGCCCCCGCCGGCGTCGACCGCGGGCCGGTCGCAGCCCCGGGCGAGGGCGCGTCCGCGGCGGCCTGA
- a CDS encoding UDP-glucose/GDP-mannose dehydrogenase family protein yields MRISVIGCGHLGIPHAAAMAELGHEVIGVDVDQAKVEQLNAGHCPIFEIGLPELLAQHTASGRLRFTTSIREAADFAELHFIGVGTPISPDGRSYDTGQVFGAIRQLAPHLDRPCTIVGKSTVTVGTTRQVTELAQRLAPAGERVDVVWNPEFLREGHAVEDTLRPDRLIAGLTTPEGEKAIRAVYAPILDAGTPLFVTDPQTAELAKGAANTFLGLKISYINAVADMCQAAGGDIAEIVDILGIDPRIGSGGMRPGIGYGGGCLPKDIRAFTASARQLGADRAATLLRAAEEINESRTDVALGLITRVLGDYPLEGARVTVWGAAFKPGTNDVRESPALALAQALQQAGATVTIHDPQAVNTALIRNPEFDYTDDLPASLDGADVVVLATEWPEYGHANPQALVDRPANALLVDCRTTLDPEPWRSAGWTVHQLGRPGK; encoded by the coding sequence ATGAGAATTTCAGTAATCGGCTGTGGTCACCTTGGCATCCCGCACGCGGCGGCGATGGCCGAACTCGGCCACGAGGTCATCGGCGTGGACGTCGACCAAGCCAAGGTGGAACAGCTCAACGCCGGCCACTGTCCCATCTTCGAGATCGGCCTTCCCGAGCTACTTGCCCAACACACCGCGAGCGGGCGCCTGCGGTTCACCACCAGCATCCGGGAGGCCGCCGACTTCGCCGAGCTGCACTTCATCGGGGTCGGCACCCCCATCAGCCCGGACGGCCGGTCCTACGACACCGGGCAGGTCTTCGGCGCCATCCGCCAGCTCGCTCCCCACCTCGACCGGCCGTGCACCATCGTCGGGAAAAGCACGGTCACCGTCGGCACGACCCGCCAGGTCACCGAGCTCGCCCAGCGCCTGGCCCCCGCCGGCGAACGCGTCGACGTCGTATGGAACCCGGAGTTCCTGCGCGAGGGACACGCCGTCGAGGACACCCTGCGTCCGGATCGCCTCATCGCCGGTCTCACCACCCCCGAGGGCGAGAAGGCAATCCGAGCCGTCTACGCCCCCATCCTGGACGCCGGAACCCCCCTGTTCGTCACCGACCCGCAGACCGCGGAACTCGCCAAGGGCGCGGCCAACACCTTCCTCGGCCTCAAGATCTCGTACATCAACGCCGTCGCCGACATGTGCCAGGCCGCCGGCGGCGACATCGCCGAGATCGTGGACATCCTCGGCATCGACCCGCGCATCGGCAGCGGCGGCATGAGGCCCGGCATCGGGTACGGCGGTGGCTGCCTCCCCAAGGACATCCGCGCCTTCACCGCCTCCGCCCGCCAGCTCGGCGCCGACCGCGCAGCGACCCTCCTGCGCGCCGCCGAGGAGATCAACGAGAGCCGCACCGACGTTGCCCTGGGCCTCATCACCCGCGTCCTGGGCGACTATCCCCTCGAGGGCGCCCGGGTCACCGTGTGGGGCGCCGCGTTCAAGCCCGGCACCAACGACGTCCGGGAGAGTCCGGCCCTCGCGCTCGCCCAGGCCCTCCAGCAGGCCGGCGCCACCGTCACCATCCACGACCCGCAGGCCGTGAACACAGCGCTGATTCGCAACCCCGAGTTCGACTACACCGACGACCTGCCCGCGTCCCTCGACGGCGCCGACGTCGTCGTCCTGGCCACCGAGTGGCCTGAGTATGGGCACGCCAACCCCCAGGCCCTCGTGGACCGCCCCGCCAACGCCCTGCTCGTCGACTGTCGCACCACCCTCGACCCCGAGCCGTGGCGTTCGGCGGGCTGGACCGTCCACCAGCTCGGACGGCCAGGGAAGTAG
- a CDS encoding sugar nucleotide-binding protein — protein sequence MRALIIGGSGFLGAELIRQTRAAGHTTAATYATKPGDASQAEWYPLDLRDAGRLDAVMAEVRPDLVINTASRKDDWAATAEGPIRVAMAAATHGSRLVHVSSDAVFSGTRVHYDETFLPDPVTPYGAAKAAAETGVLAVYPKAAVARTSLIIGQGRSVHERVVHELASGTRDGALFTDDIRCPVHVTDLAAALVELASCDAAGIHHLAGSDAVSRHELGILIARRDGLDASRLPEGLRANSTLLGALDVRLDSRATQQNLRTTLRGARQFLHPTGVTAQLVPAT from the coding sequence ATGAGAGCTTTGATCATCGGCGGCAGCGGCTTCCTAGGGGCCGAGCTGATCCGGCAGACGAGAGCGGCCGGGCACACCACAGCCGCGACGTACGCGACCAAGCCCGGCGACGCCTCCCAAGCCGAGTGGTACCCCCTCGATCTGCGGGATGCCGGACGCCTGGACGCCGTCATGGCGGAGGTGCGCCCGGATCTCGTCATCAACACAGCAAGCCGCAAAGACGACTGGGCGGCGACGGCGGAGGGCCCCATCCGGGTCGCGATGGCCGCAGCAACGCACGGCAGCCGCCTGGTCCACGTTTCCAGCGACGCAGTGTTCTCCGGTACCCGAGTCCACTACGACGAGACCTTCCTCCCCGACCCCGTCACCCCGTACGGAGCGGCGAAAGCGGCGGCGGAGACCGGGGTCCTCGCCGTGTACCCGAAGGCCGCTGTCGCCCGCACCTCGCTGATCATCGGCCAAGGGCGCTCGGTCCATGAGCGCGTCGTCCACGAACTCGCCTCCGGCACCCGCGACGGCGCCCTGTTCACCGACGACATCCGCTGCCCGGTGCACGTCACCGACCTGGCCGCCGCCCTTGTCGAACTGGCGTCGTGCGACGCGGCCGGCATCCACCATCTCGCAGGGTCCGACGCGGTGAGCCGTCACGAGCTCGGCATCCTCATCGCCCGCCGTGACGGCCTCGACGCCTCCCGGCTGCCCGAGGGCCTGCGGGCCAACAGCACACTTCTCGGCGCCCTCGACGTACGCCTCGACAGCCGGGCGACCCAGCAGAATCTGCGCACCACACTGCGCGGTGCCCGGCAGTTCCTGCATCCCACCGGCGTGACGGCCCAGCTCGTACCTGCGACCTGA
- a CDS encoding 2'-5' RNA ligase family protein: MESFFQRVEQAWPAGRRDLHWHLLPAPATEAVALGRPYLGLTLTRGLHRVIPEWMHCTVLHAIGADVDNDPAVRAGIDLLVDDVTRRVADVEPFTLTFGRPAIARSAIEAPGSPDRPHQTLVEHVMAAHRELWGDAHLLSPSKAPHISLAYGGEDAEGIDPDQLNSQLADIEDDHAVDVYVDRLHLVAQRHDGARITWQPLAEVTLKGVDDEAFLDSIMAELDN; the protein is encoded by the coding sequence GTGGAGAGCTTCTTTCAGCGGGTCGAGCAGGCGTGGCCGGCGGGACGCCGTGATCTTCACTGGCACCTGCTGCCCGCCCCGGCCACGGAGGCGGTGGCGCTCGGCAGGCCGTATCTCGGCCTGACCCTGACCCGCGGCCTGCACCGGGTCATACCCGAGTGGATGCACTGCACCGTTCTGCACGCCATCGGTGCCGACGTCGACAACGACCCGGCTGTCCGCGCCGGTATCGATCTTCTCGTCGACGACGTCACCCGCCGAGTCGCCGATGTCGAACCGTTCACGCTCACCTTCGGCCGGCCAGCCATCGCCCGGTCCGCGATCGAGGCGCCCGGCTCGCCGGATCGCCCGCATCAAACCCTCGTCGAGCACGTCATGGCGGCCCACCGCGAGCTGTGGGGCGACGCACACCTGCTGTCCCCCAGCAAGGCCCCCCACATCTCCCTCGCCTACGGCGGCGAGGACGCCGAAGGCATCGACCCGGACCAGCTCAACTCCCAGCTCGCCGACATCGAGGACGATCACGCGGTGGACGTGTACGTGGACCGCCTGCACCTGGTCGCCCAGCGGCACGACGGCGCCCGCATCACCTGGCAGCCGCTCGCCGAAGTCACGCTGAAGGGCGTCGACGACGAAGCCTTCCTCGACAGCATCATGGCCGAGCTGGACAACTGA
- a CDS encoding AbiV family abortive infection protein — protein sequence MSKKNVRVPDDSELVRLAAAACESAASKLEAATLLLGAEQWAEAFYNAALGFEELGKAHLCLTVVMIPTQYRSDVTPREFSEMFNGHGAKAAFGHLVLRSLVDRDAPVAVTDMLAEAEAAAAQTNTTKFRGLYVDLGADGTLLHPSDVVESDARWMVDRLQTLHEWMGPMCAEAGRDPDFLAFLVQFRENIDADAIADALVADPEDWLRQLRAAVQAPFTALPSWMSDALLALPGTAELSRSEAAQP from the coding sequence ATGAGCAAGAAGAACGTCCGGGTGCCGGACGACAGCGAACTCGTCCGGCTGGCTGCCGCGGCATGTGAGAGCGCCGCGAGCAAGCTGGAGGCGGCCACGCTGCTGCTGGGAGCGGAGCAGTGGGCGGAGGCGTTCTACAACGCCGCCCTCGGCTTCGAAGAACTGGGCAAGGCGCACCTGTGCCTGACCGTGGTGATGATCCCCACCCAGTACCGCAGCGACGTGACGCCTCGGGAGTTCTCCGAGATGTTCAACGGCCACGGCGCCAAGGCGGCCTTCGGGCACCTCGTGCTGCGCAGCCTGGTCGACCGGGACGCACCGGTCGCCGTGACCGACATGCTGGCCGAGGCCGAAGCGGCGGCCGCGCAGACCAACACCACCAAGTTCCGGGGCCTGTACGTCGACCTGGGCGCAGACGGCACGCTGCTGCACCCGAGCGACGTCGTGGAGAGCGACGCCCGCTGGATGGTCGACCGACTGCAGACACTGCACGAGTGGATGGGCCCGATGTGCGCCGAGGCCGGCCGGGACCCCGACTTCCTGGCGTTCTTGGTCCAGTTCCGGGAGAACATTGACGCCGACGCGATCGCGGACGCCCTCGTGGCCGACCCGGAAGACTGGCTGCGCCAGCTGCGCGCTGCGGTCCAGGCCCCGTTCACGGCACTGCCGTCCTGGATGTCCGACGCCCTCCTGGCTCTCCCAGGTACGGCAGAGCTGTCACGCAGCGAGGCCGCGCAGCCCTGA
- a CDS encoding integrase: MTTAHDTEGADLEVVEVVDAEIVDDELLPTTLTPAAPAKPPVDRHTILYPGQDLATRADAPSYTRRDFEVSPATAERLQNKSKPKNTNRNYTNQRRLFAEWCEAMGRVARPCTTATYVEWVAGMIARDMSPNTISTYMSGVRTWMPPDLKPDNTEARGMLNEHRKDWGKRNRVRKAPPITRPMLEAMVGTCDLRHPIGLRDRCALLIGRAALNRRIELADLDIEDVEVEEDGIAEWVAFSKTDQAAEGQETWIPADPDNPLYDPVEAVRDWLNCLHRLGVRNGPLLRALTSAGTLQNRSTATLRGDYVTGDAVNDWVRGRAYKAGLKDWHKITAHGLRRGGAQEIADAGGDPTKQGRWKEGSATVKKEYLDRAQTRAENPWHKVAEKRRAEAAQQ, encoded by the coding sequence ATGACCACGGCCCACGACACCGAAGGCGCAGACCTCGAAGTCGTCGAGGTGGTCGACGCCGAGATCGTCGACGACGAACTGCTGCCCACCACCCTCACCCCGGCGGCACCCGCCAAGCCCCCGGTGGACCGACACACGATCCTCTACCCCGGCCAGGACCTGGCGACCCGGGCAGACGCCCCCTCGTACACGCGGCGCGACTTCGAGGTGTCCCCGGCGACCGCCGAGCGGCTGCAGAACAAGTCCAAGCCGAAGAACACCAACCGCAACTACACCAACCAGCGGCGCCTGTTCGCCGAGTGGTGCGAGGCCATGGGGCGAGTCGCCCGGCCGTGCACGACGGCGACGTACGTCGAGTGGGTCGCCGGGATGATCGCCCGGGACATGTCCCCGAACACCATCAGCACCTACATGAGCGGCGTCCGGACCTGGATGCCGCCGGACCTGAAGCCGGACAACACCGAGGCCCGCGGCATGCTCAACGAGCACCGCAAGGACTGGGGCAAGCGCAACCGGGTCCGCAAGGCGCCGCCCATCACCCGGCCGATGCTGGAGGCCATGGTCGGCACCTGCGACCTGCGCCACCCGATCGGCCTGCGGGACCGGTGCGCGCTGCTGATCGGCCGGGCCGCGCTCAACCGGCGTATCGAGCTGGCCGACCTGGACATCGAGGACGTGGAGGTCGAGGAGGACGGCATCGCCGAGTGGGTCGCCTTCTCCAAAACAGACCAGGCGGCCGAGGGCCAGGAGACGTGGATCCCCGCGGACCCGGACAACCCGCTCTACGACCCGGTGGAGGCCGTACGGGACTGGCTGAACTGCCTGCACCGCCTCGGCGTCCGCAACGGACCGCTGCTGCGCGCCCTGACGTCGGCCGGCACGCTACAGAACCGGTCCACGGCGACCCTGCGGGGCGACTACGTCACCGGCGACGCCGTCAACGACTGGGTACGCGGCCGGGCGTACAAGGCGGGCCTGAAGGACTGGCACAAGATCACCGCGCACGGGCTGCGGCGCGGCGGCGCTCAGGAGATCGCGGACGCGGGCGGGGACCCGACCAAGCAGGGCCGGTGGAAAGAGGGCTCCGCCACGGTCAAGAAGGAGTACCTGGACCGCGCCCAGACGAGGGCGGAGAACCCCTGGCACAAGGTGGCGGAGAAGCGGCGCGCCGAGGCGGCCCAGCAGTGA